TAGATGAAACAGATATTTTCCATGAGCTTTATAGCACACATTGTATGTTTGACTGTTCTCTGTGGTAAATACTACACTATATAACTGTATCCTAACACTAATACTGGCACATGGCCCTTAACTGCATCTCACATAATGCTGTCATGCATAGTGTGACACTGGACTCTATTTTAGATGGAAATGGACTAGGTAAAAGGAAAGCCGGGCATGTAACATATGGAATTTGCATTATTTCTTACTGTTCATGTGAAGTGCAGCATGTCGTCTTCACATTGATGGGTTCACATGAGATTCTCATACACCCACAAGTGCCCTCTGTCTTTAAAATTTTACTCAGCTCAGACACGTTTGGCAATAAATATTACATCTACATGGTATAAGGGCTTTCCCTGGCAAGGTGATCTTGAGGGGACACAGTTGCTTTGTGCACGCAATGTCATGACTTTGGTccattttcatcttttgtgcTGCTGATATAGCACGGCAGTAGTTTGAGGCTCGTTTAGTTTTCCTCGAGAGCTGTAACTAAAAGCATCCATTGACATGCTGCATTAAGCTGTCGTTGTTGTTAAACTGAGTATATGCGATGAATGAATGGTTTCTTAATGGTTTCTCTCAtttccctcctcatctctctcctgctctctatTTAGTGTTCAAAACAGCAGTTGTATTTGTCTACAAAGACTGCTCcaagcacaggaaaaaaatcGTAAGTgctatttttctcattttctgttaatgAATTCCAGTCTGAGACACACTGTTTTGGAGGGTGTGCTCTGCGGATTGGgactctgtttcctctgaagtgTCTTTTTCAtgtggctttcttttttttttatttttgcatagCACTTTGAGACCACAAAGAAATTAAGGTTAATGTTCTTCATCATGGGACAATGGACTGAGTTATTGAATGTGAGGTAGTTATTGGCAATTGAAGACACCAAAGAGACCTTATATGCACACTTCACTGTTCCCCTAGTACACAACAGTAGATAGCTGTGTCTGTTAAACCACCCCTCTGTCACTGCACTCTTGTGCTCTCTGCTGTGATGTTGATGTATTGCAGCAGTCACGTATTCAATATTCACCCAGTCTCTCTTTTCCAGGGTGGATCTCACCGTGCGTCTGTGAGTGATGACAGGGATCCTTTCCGTTTCCGACACATGATCGCAACAGACTCTCTGCAAGTTCGTGCCCTTTCAAGTAGGTCTACTTAAATACGTAGAGCAGAAGTCATTTTTAATCTTGCATTACAATTCTTCAAGGGAAAATGAGCTCTTTGACgactggtttggtctccacagCTTAACTGTTAGAATTGCTGCTGGGGTCGGTGCCAGCTCAGGGATTAGTCAGTATCAGAACTGGGAAACACGCCTAACTCATGTCTTGGATAAATGTTGTTGGCTcgcttttttcattttaatttgttaattatCTGGTAATTAGTCTAAAATATGTATTTGCTCAGAAGTGAAATGTTTAGACAAAACTCTTTGAGGAAATTGGACATTACAGTTACTTTTTTGGTTTTACCCAGACTAAATTTTTCCTCTGTTCCAAAGTAGATTTGATCACCATCATTTGAACCCTAACCACTAATTAATATATTCTGAGTTTTAATGTTGAGGTCAAAGCAAAGATCATTTGTATGTGAGtcacacaaaccacagaagTCGTTTCTGATGACCCACTAAATTCTGACATTAGCCTCAAAGGCCCTTGAGTCCACTAAGTGTTACTATTTTTCTCtccaacagaaaataaatgataacctttgcaaacaaaacagatacTTAGGTCTGCATGCCTTCTTCCTTGCGTCCTATCTCTGTCCTAAATCAGCCTCTAGCAGTTCAGCTCTAGTATGATCATTTGTCTGCCTAATGGCCTGTTGTTAAAGGGAAAGAAATTGATGACGGAAATTAACTGAATGCTTTTATAAATGAAGATCACAtgtctcttccctccctctctcagacTCTGAGGGTACAGCAGTGTGTGAGATAGTTCACACAAGATCCGAATCTGAAGGTAGACCAGAGAGAACCTTCCAGTTGTGCTgcaagtatgttttttttttgtacacatgTATTTCAAACCTGAGAACTGAAGGTACACAACCAACAAAATacacttttaaaatgtattatttttaaaattcttgTATATTTGTCTGATTTAAAGTTCTCCAGATAGTAAGAAGGACTTCCTGAAAGCAGTCCACTCCATCCTCAGGGAAAAGCAGCGCCGCCAGCTTCTTAAGACTGAGTCTCTGCCACCCAACCAGCAGTACGTCCCATTCGGGGGCAAACGCCTGTGTGCCCTCAAAGGGGCACGGCCCACCATGAACAGAGCAGGTGACAGAGATTCAGTGTATCTTCTAGTTTACAGGAACCACAACATGCTGCTGGGACCAAAGAACACAGGACCATCTCTGAAGGCTTACTTTGTCTAATGTAAGTGCTTGTACATGACAAGGTGTCctttatctttttctgtctgtttagcTTCAGCTCCATCTCGAACGCTGGCCCGCAGGAAGCTGGTGAGGAACCGCTTCACCATCGACACCGACCTGGTTTTccatggcaacaacaacaacagcagtgatCCTGACCCCTCCCATCACCCTTCCTCCTGCTCACCGCTGCTCCAGCATGCCTTCCCTCAATCCCACAAAACTCAAGGAGAGGACACCGACCGTTGGGTGGAAGAGCAGTTCGACCTGGGTGGCTACGAAGACCAGGGAGAGGGCATCGATGTGGGGCAGGTGAAGGAGACAGACATTTTAAGCGACGATGACGAGTACTGCAAGTCTGTCCGAGCTGCGTCAGCAGAACCGGACGGCCTGGAGGGGAAGATGGAAGGACTCAATCTAGAGGGTGGAGAGGTGAGGAGCCACAACTTGAACGGGCAAGTAGAGACTAAAGGTGAGAACATACAGACCGTGATACAGGAGGAGGAAGTTAATCGAATAAAGCAGGGTGACGGTTCAGGCTCAGTAGATTCCTTCACTTACTGCGGTGTCTCTCTGTCCCGCTGTGCAACCCCAACTCTAAAGCTTGCTCCCTTGAAGCAGTGTGCTGTGGAGGGGGCCACAAACAATGACCATGACGTCGTCTGGGTGCGACGTGATGACTTTGCTAATGGTTGCAACAGTGACGTCTTCTGAACTAATTACAGACAACAAGATGAAGAAAGGAGACAAAGTGTGGTTTCTTCCACTTTGGGGGAATGGGGGATAGAGTGGATACAAGCTTTAACTATGTAGAAGTTGAAGGAGAAAACATGTATAGAAGGTATTGAACCTCAGCCAGTCCTTCCTGTCTGACTACACAACCCTTTTCTTCCCACCTCACCTGTATCTCCCTTATTCAGACAATCCTAAAGTACTGACAACACAGAGTAAGGAAAAGTACTCTGCTTCGTTTGAGGTATCTTGATTCTCATCCCGAGCTGCTGTAAAGTGGCTAAGAAAGAATAGAGTCCTCACTGTCTTGGACACACACCCAGGCATCACACGCACCTGTGGAACGTAGGTATGTGAACGTATGAACAAGACAGCACTGCACGTGCACGCAAGTAAATAAGCAGGTATGTGTTTGTACACTGTAAGTGCATATAGtacacagaagcacagacacagagactctAGGCAGCTACTGTACCATGCACACATTGTACTGAGGAGACGTCATCACTGAACTGTGACCTTCTGGCCAAAAATGTCTATTTTTCAACACAGGAATGTGGGTGTTATATTTTTCTGACTCAGaaactgtgtttgtattttgacaCTCAAGGGCTGTGTGTTACTGAACTCTTCTTCAGGGGCTTTTGGCTTAACGACTGCTGTGTAAAAGATGGTGAGATCCAACTAGCTTTATTGTGCTTTTTATCGTTTTAACTTAATATCAGCTGCACATCGGTGTATAGTCAGGAGTACAATAGAGTGCCGTTAACCTCTTGTATAAAAACATGTTTCGAAGCTCACTTTTTGTCTCCTAGAAATCCTTTTAAAAGATAGTTTGGACAACATATAGTCTACCAATTCTTTATTTAATTATtgcatttttactgtattttttaatgCTTACACCACATTCCTCTGCCCAGTGTTGCAAACCaccttttgtgtgtttgatgccCGAGACAGGCTTGAGAGAGCCAGCGCTTGTGTCCTTCACATGAATGTCCAGTCTTTGCTTTAGTTTCTTAAATAAAATGGCATTGTTATTTTAATAAGCAATGTTTTTCATTAAGGTCATCAAATATACTGGACCCTTTTTGTCCCAGAGGCCATACCCTGCCCATGCTCCATGTCCTTGATGAATAGCATAATATTTCCTACAACAATCCTGTTTTACTTGaattttctttgttgttatGAAAACCAGTATCCAACAGAACCATGTTAGTGACTGTACTTTAACTCCAAGGGGAAGAGCTGTCATGCAGTCGTCCTCTGACCGATTCAGACATCATTTTCTACTCTCTCCAGCTCCTTTGACCTTTATCATGACAAGCAGCATCACAACCACAAAATAAACTGGCTGAGACAGACTTCACTCCCTTAACTATTTCCACTATACCACTCCTGCATTTCTTCCCCTTTCCACCAGGCTGTGCTGTTTCACTATATGTCATCACAACAACGCACTGTTGCTGAAATCA
This genomic stretch from Toxotes jaculatrix isolate fToxJac2 chromosome 12, fToxJac2.pri, whole genome shotgun sequence harbors:
- the tiam1a gene encoding T-lymphoma invasion and metastasis-inducing protein 1 isoform X4, translating into MNPLECPMSCSSSSSSSSLSPSPVSALPPTAGTATQRQLSHADKLRKVISELVETEKTYVKDLNCLIECYLTPLQKESFLTQDELDVLFGNLGEMVEFQVEFLRTLEDGIRLVPDLDRLERVEQFKKVLFSLGGSFLYYADRFKIYSAFCASHTKVPKVLAKAKTDPEFKAFLAERNPRQQHSSTLESYLIKPIQRVLKYPLLLKELYSLTDPDSEEHYHLDVAMKAMNKVASHINEMQKLHEEYGAVFDQLINEQTADKKEVADLSMGDLLLHSTVVWINPPASLVKSKKDPDLAAFVFKTAVVFVYKDCSKHRKKIGGSHRASVSDDRDPFRFRHMIATDSLQVRALSNSEGTAVCEIVHTRSESEGRPERTFQLCCNSPDSKKDFLKAVHSILREKQRRQLLKTESLPPNQQYVPFGGKRLCALKGARPTMNRAASAPSRTLARRKLVRNRFTIDTDLVFHGNNNNSSDPDPSHHPSSCSPLLQHAFPQSHKTQGEDTDRWVEEQFDLGGYEDQGEGIDVGQVKETDILSDDDEYCKSVRAASAEPDGLEGKMEGLNLEGGEVRSHNLNGQVETKGENIQTVIQEEEVNRIKQGDGSGSVDSFTYCGVSLSRCATPTLKLAPLKQCAVEGATNNDHDVVWVRRDDFANGCNSDVF
- the tiam1a gene encoding T-lymphoma invasion and metastasis-inducing protein 1 isoform X3, encoding MSAFRRSRSSKRSTESIYDMLQLSTEQVTAFCRSLHDMNPLECPMSCSSSSSSSSLSPSPVSALPPTAGTATQRQLSHADKLRKVISELVETEKTYVKDLNCLIECYLTPLQKESFLTQDELDVLFGNLGEMVEFQVEFLRTLEDGIRLVPDLDRLERVEQFKKVLFSLGGSFLYYADRFKIYSAFCASHTKVPKVLAKAKTDPEFKAFLAERNPRQQHSSTLESYLIKPIQRVLKYPLLLKELYSLTDPDSEEHYHLDVAMKAMNKVASHINEMQKLHEEYGAVFDQLINEQTADKKEVADLSMGDLLLHSTVVWINPPASLVKSKKDPDLAAFVFKTAVVFVYKDCSKHRKKIGGSHRASVSDDRDPFRFRHMIATDSLQVRALSNSEGTAVCEIVHTRSESEGRPERTFQLCCNSPDSKKDFLKAVHSILREKQRRQLLKTESLPPNQQYVPFGGKRLCALKGARPTMNRAASAPSRTLARRKLVRNRFTIDTDLVFHGNNNNSSDPDPSHHPSSCSPLLQHAFPQSHKTQGEDTDRWVEEQFDLGGYEDQGEGIDVGQVKETDILSDDDEYCKSVRAASAEPDGLEGKMEGLNLEGGEVRSHNLNGQVETKGENIQTVIQEEEVNRIKQGDGSGSVDSFTYCGVSLSRCATPTLKLAPLKQCAVEGATNNDHDVVWVRRDDFANGCNSDVF